The Nostoc sp. 'Lobaria pulmonaria (5183) cyanobiont' genome window below encodes:
- a CDS encoding GNAT family N-acetyltransferase: MIQCNFSLPPEYVLRKAKPFDMWLIVFFVFRAKLDPSQLRWQQFWVIKSDGHLVAFGQLRDFHLAQELGSLFVAPAWRKRGLGTVLVQHLITQASQPLYLKCLKHQLVNFYIQRGFVSVNFQDLPPSLKSKFGLSQLRKRLTKAFVLFMKYEHSN; encoded by the coding sequence ATGATACAGTGTAATTTTTCATTGCCACCTGAATATGTTCTTCGTAAAGCCAAGCCTTTTGATATGTGGTTAATAGTATTTTTTGTGTTTAGAGCAAAGCTAGACCCTAGTCAACTAAGATGGCAGCAATTTTGGGTGATTAAATCTGATGGGCATTTAGTGGCCTTCGGGCAGCTCCGAGACTTTCACTTAGCACAAGAGCTAGGTAGTTTATTTGTTGCACCAGCTTGGCGAAAACGTGGTTTAGGGACTGTTCTAGTGCAGCATTTAATTACTCAAGCTAGTCAACCGCTTTATTTAAAATGCTTAAAACATCAATTAGTGAATTTTTACATTCAAAGAGGTTTTGTATCCGTTAATTTTCAAGACTTACCACCATCCCTCAAGTCCAAGTTTGGACTATCTCAATTACGAAAAAGGTTAACAAAAGCTTTTGTACTATTTATGAAGTATGAACATTCCAACTGA
- a CDS encoding cobyrinate a,c-diamide synthase yields MALVIAGERSGVGKTTVTLTLLASLRRRDRLVQSFKVGPDYIDPMFHQHVTGRACRNLDPVLTSEAYIQQCFARHSQLSEYALVEGVMGLFDGISSLVISHVSFAKDKGQITDFASTAHIARLLDLPVVLVIDCSRLSGSVAAIAHGYRSFDPRIKIAGVVLNRVGSDRHLSLLKDSLEPLQLPILGVLRRQDNITIPDRHLGLVPTAELPELNALIDRLADLGDTCFDWQRLLPLLKSEPFSCSTSSSLSPSFPIRIAVARDRAFNFYYQDNLDLLQQLGAELVFWSPLEDAGIPKDIQGMYFGGGFPEVFAQQLAENSSVRDAVKTAILKGMPTVAECGGLMYLCEQIIDFEGKSWSMAGVLPTSAVMGGRLTLGYRRAVALQDNLLVKANTTVYGHEFHRSHLTLTPTQPLFETSRYDCEENMGCEGWGFPANVHASYVHLHWGESREIPQQFLKECLKVASSEMWI; encoded by the coding sequence ATGGCTTTAGTCATTGCTGGGGAACGTAGTGGGGTGGGTAAGACAACAGTCACGCTCACCCTTTTAGCATCTTTACGCCGTCGCGATCGCCTGGTGCAATCTTTTAAGGTAGGCCCAGACTACATCGATCCGATGTTTCATCAACACGTAACTGGTCGTGCTTGTCGCAATTTAGACCCCGTATTGACTTCCGAAGCCTACATTCAGCAATGTTTTGCCCGTCATAGTCAACTGAGTGAATATGCCCTCGTGGAAGGGGTAATGGGGTTGTTTGATGGAATTTCGTCATTAGTCATTAGTCATGTGTCATTTGCAAAGGACAAAGGACAAATTACTGATTTTGCGAGTACGGCACACATCGCGCGGCTGTTAGATTTGCCTGTGGTGTTGGTGATTGATTGCAGTCGTTTATCTGGTTCTGTAGCTGCGATCGCTCACGGCTATCGATCTTTTGATCCCCGAATTAAAATAGCTGGGGTAGTATTAAATCGCGTCGGCAGCGATCGCCATCTCTCTCTCCTCAAAGATTCCCTAGAACCCTTACAATTACCTATTCTCGGCGTACTGCGACGTCAAGATAACATCACAATTCCTGATCGCCATTTGGGTTTAGTACCCACAGCCGAACTTCCCGAACTCAACGCTTTAATCGATCGCCTCGCCGATTTAGGAGATACTTGCTTTGACTGGCAACGCTTATTACCTTTGTTAAAATCAGAACCCTTTTCTTGTTCTACTTCATCCTCCTTATCTCCGTCATTCCCAATTAGGATTGCAGTAGCCCGCGATCGCGCTTTTAATTTTTACTACCAGGACAATCTTGATTTGCTGCAACAGCTTGGTGCAGAATTGGTTTTCTGGAGTCCCTTAGAAGATGCTGGTATACCAAAAGATATCCAGGGAATGTATTTTGGCGGTGGTTTCCCAGAAGTTTTTGCCCAGCAACTAGCAGAAAATTCTAGCGTTCGTGATGCAGTGAAAACGGCAATACTTAAAGGAATGCCTACGGTTGCCGAATGCGGAGGATTGATGTATCTGTGCGAGCAAATTATCGATTTTGAAGGGAAATCTTGGTCGATGGCAGGAGTGCTACCAACATCCGCTGTGATGGGTGGGCGTTTAACTTTGGGCTATCGTCGTGCTGTAGCTTTGCAAGATAATTTGTTAGTTAAGGCAAATACAACTGTTTACGGACATGAGTTTCATCGTTCCCATTTAACCTTAACTCCCACTCAGCCCCTATTTGAAACTTCTCGCTACGATTGTGAAGAAAATATGGGATGCGAAGGATGGGGTTTTCCTGCAAATGTTCATGCCTCTTATGTTCATCTGCATTGGGGAGAAAGTAGAGAAATTCCCCAGCAGTTTCTTAAAGAATGTCTGAAAGTAGCATCTTCAGAAATGTGGATTTAA
- a CDS encoding 16S rRNA (cytosine(967)-C(5))-methyltransferase, translating to MTNPRQLAFIALRDVHKGAYADVALDRALQKVNLPDCDRRLVTELVYGSVRRQRTLDTLIDQLAKKKSHQQPQDLRTILHLGFYQLRYQERIPASAAVNTTVQLAKENGFSGLTGFVNGLLRQYLRKAEGAGEQGGRGGEEKDSLLLPQSPIPSSQPPVSHFDPLELPENPVERLGILHSFPDWIVQVWLEQLGLTDTEKLCEWMNQSPTIDLRINPLRTSIEEVEAALQSAGVLVRRIPHLPQALRFIGNTGSIQKLPGFKEGWWTVQDGSAQLVGYLLDPQPGEVIIDACAAPGGKTTHIAELMADKGKIWACDRTPSRLRKLQENSQRLNLQSIQICTGDSRHFNQFKNTADRVLLDAPCSGLGTMHRHADARWRQTPESVRELSVLQRELLTHTSTFVKPGGVLVYATCTLHPGENEEVISAFLADSPQWQIESPSDVELPDFTDSTPQGWFKLWPHRQDIDGFFMVRLRKNNNSE from the coding sequence ATGACAAACCCCCGTCAACTAGCTTTTATCGCCCTGCGAGATGTTCATAAGGGGGCTTATGCTGATGTTGCCCTAGATAGAGCGCTACAAAAAGTTAATTTGCCTGATTGCGATCGCCGCTTAGTGACAGAATTGGTTTATGGGAGCGTCAGAAGGCAACGCACCCTCGATACTCTCATCGATCAACTCGCTAAAAAGAAATCTCATCAACAACCACAAGACCTCCGCACCATCTTACATCTGGGCTTCTACCAACTGCGTTATCAAGAGCGTATTCCCGCCTCAGCTGCTGTTAACACCACAGTCCAACTTGCTAAAGAAAACGGTTTTTCTGGACTCACAGGTTTTGTTAACGGTCTATTACGCCAATATCTCAGAAAAGCAGAGGGAGCAGGGGAGCAGGGGGGCAGGGGGGGAGAGGAGAAAGATTCTTTGTTACTTCCCCAGTCCCCAATTCCCAGTTCCCAACCCCCAGTTTCCCATTTTGATCCGTTAGAACTTCCAGAAAACCCTGTGGAACGCTTGGGCATTTTACACAGCTTTCCTGACTGGATTGTTCAAGTTTGGTTAGAACAACTGGGTTTGACTGATACAGAAAAACTGTGTGAATGGATGAACCAATCACCAACAATTGACTTACGCATCAACCCACTTCGCACTTCCATTGAGGAAGTTGAGGCGGCTTTGCAATCTGCTGGTGTTTTGGTAAGACGCATTCCTCATTTACCCCAAGCTTTACGATTTATTGGTAATACTGGATCGATTCAAAAACTACCGGGTTTTAAAGAAGGTTGGTGGACTGTACAAGATGGTAGCGCTCAATTAGTAGGTTATTTGCTCGACCCCCAACCAGGTGAGGTGATAATTGATGCCTGTGCTGCACCAGGGGGTAAAACAACCCATATCGCTGAGTTAATGGCAGATAAAGGGAAAATTTGGGCTTGCGATCGCACTCCTTCTCGTCTTCGCAAACTCCAAGAAAATTCTCAACGGCTGAATTTACAATCTATTCAAATTTGCACTGGCGACAGCCGCCACTTCAACCAATTTAAAAACACCGCAGACCGGGTATTACTTGATGCTCCATGTTCTGGTTTGGGAACTATGCACCGTCATGCTGATGCACGTTGGCGACAGACACCAGAATCTGTCCGAGAACTTTCGGTATTGCAACGAGAATTGCTAACACATACATCAACTTTTGTCAAACCTGGTGGTGTACTAGTTTATGCCACCTGTACACTGCATCCCGGAGAAAATGAAGAAGTAATTTCGGCGTTTTTAGCTGATTCACCTCAGTGGCAAATTGAGTCTCCCAGTGACGTTGAGTTACCTGATTTTACTGATAGTACACCTCAAGGTTGGTTTAAACTTTGGCCCCATCGACAGGACATAGATGGTTTTTTTATGGTGCGCTTAAGAAAAAACAATAATTCCGAGTGA
- a CDS encoding CIA30 family protein codes for MTDKNRSQWDLGRFIETLTYFEVIPFLNWVQQLIQGRPKDNQYRPNGGRNVGVILVAGATGGVGKRVVQRSLQQGYKVRALVRDIDKARSNFGNDIDLVVADITQPETLTPLVMADIQAVICCTAVRVQPVEGDTADRAKYYQGVKFYQPEIVGDTPENVEYQGVKNLVEAAAKYLPQAKEKLIFDFTKPSAELKDNWGALDDVVMGGVSASNIQLVENTALFAGNVSTANSGGFASVRTKNFDPPFNLSGYEGVKLRVKGDGQRYKIFLRTDTTWDGVGYSYSFDTVANTWIDIHIPFADLIPVFRAKVVKDAPPVEQSRICSFQLMLSKFEHDGALNPKFSPGGFTFQLESIKAYGGATLPQFILVSSAGVTRPGRPGINLDEEPPAVKLNDQLGGILTWKLKGEDSLRESGIPYTIIRPCALTEDAGGKELIFEQGDNIRGKISREDVAELCVQALKLGKASNVTFEVKQGENTVNYIDWQSLFSNLQPDNR; via the coding sequence ATGACTGACAAAAATCGTTCTCAATGGGACTTAGGCAGGTTTATCGAAACCCTGACTTACTTTGAGGTGATTCCTTTCCTTAACTGGGTACAGCAGTTAATCCAAGGTCGTCCTAAGGATAATCAATATAGACCCAATGGAGGAAGAAATGTGGGTGTAATATTAGTAGCAGGTGCAACAGGTGGTGTCGGGAAACGAGTCGTGCAGCGATCGCTCCAACAAGGTTATAAAGTTCGCGCCCTAGTTCGAGATATTGACAAAGCGCGGTCAAATTTTGGTAATGATATCGATTTAGTAGTTGCGGATATCACGCAGCCAGAAACTTTAACTCCTTTAGTTATGGCTGATATCCAAGCTGTAATTTGTTGCACAGCAGTGCGTGTACAACCAGTTGAGGGAGATACAGCAGATAGAGCTAAATATTATCAAGGTGTTAAATTTTACCAGCCAGAAATTGTTGGTGACACTCCAGAAAATGTCGAATATCAAGGAGTCAAAAACTTAGTCGAAGCGGCAGCAAAATATTTGCCCCAAGCAAAAGAAAAACTAATATTTGATTTCACCAAGCCATCAGCAGAATTAAAGGATAACTGGGGAGCGTTGGATGATGTCGTTATGGGTGGCGTGAGTGCCAGTAATATCCAATTAGTAGAAAATACAGCTTTATTTGCGGGTAATGTCTCCACCGCTAACTCTGGCGGATTTGCTTCTGTCAGAACGAAGAATTTTGATCCACCCTTCAACTTATCTGGTTATGAAGGAGTGAAATTGCGCGTCAAAGGTGATGGTCAGCGTTATAAAATATTTTTGCGGACAGATACAACATGGGATGGTGTTGGCTACAGCTATTCTTTCGATACCGTAGCTAATACCTGGATAGATATTCACATTCCTTTTGCAGATTTGATTCCCGTCTTTCGGGCAAAAGTTGTCAAAGATGCGCCGCCAGTTGAGCAAAGTAGAATTTGTTCATTCCAACTGATGTTGAGCAAATTTGAACATGATGGCGCTTTAAATCCCAAGTTTTCCCCAGGTGGTTTTACTTTCCAGTTGGAATCAATTAAAGCTTATGGGGGGGCAACTTTACCACAATTTATCCTTGTCAGTTCAGCAGGTGTCACTCGTCCCGGCCGCCCTGGCATTAATTTAGATGAAGAACCGCCAGCAGTGAAATTAAATGACCAATTGGGAGGAATTTTAACTTGGAAGTTGAAGGGAGAAGATAGTTTAAGAGAAAGCGGAATTCCTTATACGATTATTAGACCTTGTGCTTTAACTGAAGACGCAGGGGGTAAGGAATTAATATTTGAGCAAGGTGACAATATTAGAGGCAAAATCAGCCGTGAGGATGTGGCAGAACTTTGCGTGCAAGCGCTAAAACTAGGAAAAGCATCTAACGTCACATTTGAGGTTAAACAGGGAGAAAATACTGTCAACTATATCGATTGGCAGAGTTTATTTTCTAACTTACAACCGGATAATAGATGA
- a CDS encoding aquaporin, with amino-acid sequence MNRYSLAKRCLAEALGTAWLVLMGVGTAVISGAIPWVGVTGVAIAFGLSLLTAAYTFGSISGCHINPAVTIGFWVAKQFSSKEVLPYIGSQILGGIWGSTILFLICMGKPEFTTANFGSNGVGIHSPGNYSWWACALAEFIVTCGFVLLILSVTSSPVFKRSAPIPIGLGLILAHLILIPVTNASVNPVRSLATAVFTRGWALADLWIFIVFPIFGGVLAGMIARSLQKPDI; translated from the coding sequence ATGAATCGTTACTCTTTAGCAAAACGATGTTTGGCGGAAGCTCTAGGTACAGCTTGGTTAGTTCTGATGGGTGTAGGTACTGCGGTTATTTCTGGTGCAATACCTTGGGTTGGAGTTACTGGAGTGGCGATCGCTTTTGGCTTAAGTTTGTTGACTGCTGCTTATACTTTTGGTTCGATCAGCGGCTGTCACATCAATCCCGCAGTCACAATTGGTTTTTGGGTAGCCAAGCAGTTTTCTTCTAAAGAAGTTTTGCCATATATCGGGAGTCAGATTCTCGGCGGAATTTGGGGGAGTACTATCCTGTTTTTGATTTGCATGGGCAAGCCGGAGTTTACAACAGCTAACTTTGGTTCTAATGGGGTGGGAATTCACTCCCCTGGTAACTATAGCTGGTGGGCTTGTGCATTAGCCGAATTCATTGTTACCTGTGGCTTTGTGCTGCTGATCTTGAGCGTTACATCTTCTCCCGTTTTCAAACGGTCTGCACCCATCCCCATCGGTTTAGGGCTGATCTTGGCGCATCTTATCCTCATTCCTGTGACAAATGCCAGCGTCAATCCCGTGCGATCGCTAGCCACAGCTGTCTTTACTCGCGGTTGGGCATTGGCTGACCTTTGGATTTTCATCGTGTTCCCAATTTTCGGTGGAGTTTTGGCGGGTATGATCGCCCGATCACTCCAAAAACCAGACATCTAA
- a CDS encoding glutathione S-transferase family protein — translation MEISQESDSKKLPEEERFMIIVHHLNNSRSQRVLWLLEELGIEYEIKFYERDAKTMMAPESLRQVHPLGKSPVITDADLTIAESGAIIEYIVDRYGNGRLVPASGTPEYLRYKYWLHYAEGSAMPPLVMQLVLSNFGAGDSSVVSGFVAPQIKLHFDYIEGELRKNTWFANNEFTAADIQMSFPLEVVATRSEEVKNRPKLKEFVERIHGRPAYKRALERGGKYELSFQ, via the coding sequence TTGGAAATTAGCCAAGAGTCAGATAGCAAAAAGCTACCAGAAGAGGAACGTTTTATGATAATTGTGCATCATCTTAACAACTCGCGATCGCAGCGTGTGCTGTGGCTGCTTGAAGAATTAGGTATAGAATACGAGATCAAATTCTATGAACGCGATGCCAAGACGATGATGGCACCGGAATCGCTGCGCCAAGTCCATCCCCTCGGCAAGTCACCAGTAATCACAGATGCAGATTTGACGATCGCTGAGTCGGGTGCAATTATCGAATACATAGTCGATCGCTACGGTAATGGTCGGCTAGTCCCAGCATCCGGTACGCCAGAGTATCTGCGATATAAGTATTGGCTGCATTACGCCGAAGGCTCTGCAATGCCACCGTTGGTGATGCAGCTGGTATTGAGCAATTTCGGAGCAGGGGACAGCAGCGTGGTTAGCGGATTCGTCGCGCCCCAAATCAAACTTCACTTTGACTACATAGAAGGCGAACTCCGTAAAAATACGTGGTTTGCGAATAATGAATTTACTGCCGCCGATATCCAAATGAGCTTTCCCCTAGAAGTAGTCGCTACACGCTCCGAAGAGGTCAAGAATCGGCCAAAGCTCAAAGAATTTGTCGAGCGCATTCATGGAAGACCTGCTTACAAACGCGCCCTGGAGCGTGGAGGTAAATACGAGCTATCCTTTCAATAG
- a CDS encoding GH3 family domain-containing protein, giving the protein MRPIIQLFGQILAPTARRFHQALDKPELMQTSVQKEICDRLIKSEYGKTLGIHSVDDWQRVPIVDYDALEPWLNHKHQQIPLTPEPILFYEKTSGSSGAVKWIPYTKSLRRSFNQMFCVWAHDLIVHGPKFYTGKIYACISPQLNIADSQTLQNDLDYLDGWLRWFLRPWLVMPNKLNRLHDANLFKHQLALALLQAEKLEIISIWSPSFLQVHLKYIQENQDLLQAELHNQISHHRLQLLSESNIPWMQLWPNLKLISCWDSANAADRVQGLRSQFPGVLVQGKGLLATEAPMTIPLIVAGGYVPVLDEVFFEFEDDTGSLYGLHQLSIGKQYTIILSQKGGLYRYRIGDRIRVTHYYRHTPCLEFLGRHQAISDLVGEKLQETFVNNALTLLNLQETNFKSLIPIADPPHYILLLDSAKETPEIIAQQLDLALSESYHYKRARSLGQLAPPQVLISSQIPEILVSHRIRTGSIWGGIKHPILVTSPISTEFLQKLKLKIAQK; this is encoded by the coding sequence ATGCGTCCGATTATTCAGCTTTTTGGGCAAATCCTCGCACCAACTGCAAGGCGATTTCATCAAGCTTTGGATAAGCCAGAGTTAATGCAGACATCTGTACAGAAGGAAATTTGCGATCGCCTAATTAAGAGTGAGTATGGTAAAACTTTAGGGATTCATTCTGTAGATGATTGGCAGCGTGTGCCAATAGTAGATTATGATGCACTCGAACCCTGGTTAAATCACAAACATCAGCAAATTCCACTTACACCAGAACCCATTTTGTTCTATGAAAAAACCTCTGGTAGTAGTGGGGCGGTAAAATGGATTCCTTATACTAAATCTTTGCGGCGATCGTTTAATCAAATGTTCTGTGTCTGGGCGCATGATTTGATTGTACATGGCCCGAAATTTTACACAGGGAAGATTTATGCTTGTATCTCGCCGCAATTAAATATAGCTGATAGCCAAACTTTACAGAACGATCTAGATTACTTAGATGGCTGGTTGCGTTGGTTTTTGCGTCCTTGGTTGGTAATGCCAAATAAACTTAATCGGCTGCATGACGCAAACTTGTTTAAACATCAACTAGCTTTGGCATTATTGCAGGCAGAAAAATTAGAAATTATTTCTATTTGGAGTCCTAGTTTTCTGCAAGTACATTTAAAATATATTCAAGAAAATCAGGATTTATTGCAAGCAGAATTACACAATCAAATTTCACATCATCGGTTGCAACTCCTCAGCGAAAGTAATATTCCCTGGATGCAACTCTGGCCAAATTTGAAGCTGATTTCTTGCTGGGATAGCGCCAATGCAGCAGATCGAGTTCAGGGATTAAGATCGCAATTTCCAGGTGTATTAGTTCAAGGGAAAGGACTACTAGCAACCGAAGCCCCAATGACGATTCCGTTGATTGTTGCTGGGGGATATGTGCCAGTTCTCGATGAAGTGTTTTTCGAGTTCGAGGACGATACTGGTTCCCTGTATGGTTTACATCAACTCAGCATTGGCAAGCAATACACGATAATTTTATCGCAGAAAGGGGGTTTGTATCGTTATCGAATTGGCGATCGCATCCGGGTAACTCATTACTATCGCCATACTCCCTGTTTAGAATTTCTCGGACGACATCAAGCTATTAGCGATTTAGTGGGCGAAAAGTTGCAAGAAACCTTTGTCAATAATGCTCTGACTCTCTTGAACTTGCAAGAAACTAATTTTAAAAGCTTGATACCGATTGCCGATCCTCCACACTATATTCTATTATTAGATTCGGCAAAAGAAACCCCAGAAATTATCGCTCAACAACTGGATCTGGCTTTATCAGAATCATATCATTACAAGAGAGCGCGATCGCTAGGTCAACTCGCACCACCACAGGTTTTAATCTCTAGTCAAATTCCTGAAATATTAGTTTCCCATCGTATCCGCACTGGAAGTATTTGGGGCGGTATTAAACATCCAATTCTGGTAACATCACCCATTAGCACTGAATTTTTACAAAAATTGAAGTTGAAAATTGCCCAAAAATAG
- a CDS encoding DapH/DapD/GlmU-related protein, whose product MTVISKIILFFPTFILLLTGAAIVYLAYSPNIFSILAVFLSIYGLPVLVYRLHEWVYPVREGISYLQGKEYNPWWGSHQIQVIYIAIPALEALLRLIPGVFSCWLRLWGAKVGRDVYWTPGLEIADRSLLEIGDRVVIGHRVGIYSHIIKPRKQNLMLYVKKVKIGSNVFVGAGSNLAPGVVIDDGSYLPAASNLYPNQKVQ is encoded by the coding sequence ATGACAGTTATAAGTAAAATTATTTTATTCTTTCCCACCTTTATATTATTGCTAACTGGAGCAGCAATAGTCTACCTCGCCTATTCACCGAACATTTTCAGCATTTTAGCAGTGTTCCTTTCTATTTATGGGCTACCAGTGTTAGTTTACCGCTTGCATGAATGGGTTTATCCTGTGCGGGAAGGTATTAGCTATCTACAAGGTAAAGAATATAATCCCTGGTGGGGTAGTCATCAAATCCAGGTAATTTATATTGCAATTCCGGCGTTAGAAGCACTGCTAAGACTGATTCCGGGGGTATTTTCCTGTTGGTTGCGATTGTGGGGTGCTAAAGTAGGACGAGATGTTTACTGGACACCAGGTTTAGAAATTGCCGATCGCAGTTTATTAGAAATTGGCGATCGCGTCGTTATCGGGCATCGTGTCGGTATCTATTCTCATATCATTAAACCCCGCAAGCAAAATTTAATGTTGTATGTCAAAAAAGTCAAGATTGGCAGCAATGTTTTTGTGGGAGCCGGATCTAATCTTGCTCCCGGTGTAGTCATTGACGATGGTTCTTATTTACCAGCAGCCAGCAACCTTTATCCTAATCAAAAGGTGCAATAA
- a CDS encoding RMD1 family protein, whose amino-acid sequence MQKLLFNDKDRFRAQALFLGKDINLQTLDNYVSLASMPLMIRVGEEGYAVLLAYGAVVLFNLEPVEKVAFLTKLSSQISGPFADPETEEVEVHLSISENERAREGKILLHELSIERLQIVADILAKSVVLSHYETSLAAVFDQIEPFAASLQRENRSRRQSRELLRQLGTTLLVQHKIVGQVEIIDKPELLWESPQLENLYLRLEDEYEIRERHHALERKLELISQTAQTVLEFMQHSSSQRVEWYVVILIVVEILLSLYDIIFKG is encoded by the coding sequence ATGCAAAAACTCCTTTTTAATGACAAAGATAGATTTAGAGCGCAGGCCCTATTCCTTGGTAAAGATATTAACTTACAGACACTGGATAATTACGTTTCCTTGGCGAGTATGCCACTAATGATTAGAGTCGGTGAAGAAGGCTACGCAGTATTGCTGGCCTATGGTGCAGTTGTCCTGTTTAACCTTGAGCCTGTAGAAAAGGTAGCCTTTTTGACCAAACTATCCTCTCAAATTAGCGGCCCTTTTGCCGACCCAGAAACAGAAGAGGTTGAAGTTCATCTCAGTATTAGTGAGAATGAACGAGCTAGGGAAGGAAAAATTTTACTGCATGAATTGAGTATAGAACGCTTGCAGATAGTGGCTGATATTCTCGCCAAGAGTGTTGTGTTGTCTCACTATGAAACCAGCCTAGCGGCTGTATTCGATCAAATTGAACCGTTTGCAGCTAGCCTCCAGCGTGAAAACAGGAGTAGACGCCAAAGCCGGGAATTACTACGTCAACTTGGGACTACCCTATTAGTTCAACATAAGATCGTGGGTCAAGTAGAGATTATCGATAAGCCGGAGTTGCTCTGGGAATCTCCACAGCTAGAAAACTTATATCTGCGCTTGGAGGATGAATACGAAATTCGTGAGCGTCACCATGCTCTGGAACGTAAACTAGAGCTAATTTCCCAAACCGCCCAAACGGTGCTGGAGTTCATGCAGCATAGCAGTAGTCAGCGAGTAGAGTGGTATGTGGTGATTCTGATTGTGGTAGAGATTCTGCTGTCACTTTATGACATCATTTTCAAAGGCTAA
- a CDS encoding tellurite resistance TerB family protein translates to MVPPDNVKNLVKILIGAAWIDGRIQPEERQYLREIAQAKGLANDPEIKPWLYELVPVQPKECYDWVREYLGDRPSLEDCENLIEAISGLIYSDGEVAVEEARLLTQLQDMAKPNESTQPAHTALLKQIQKLYRRWVEVQN, encoded by the coding sequence ATGGTTCCCCCTGACAATGTGAAAAATTTAGTTAAAATCCTGATTGGAGCAGCTTGGATCGATGGCAGAATCCAGCCAGAAGAACGGCAATATCTCCGCGAAATAGCTCAAGCCAAAGGTTTAGCTAACGACCCAGAAATTAAGCCTTGGCTGTACGAATTAGTTCCTGTACAGCCAAAAGAATGCTACGACTGGGTGCGGGAGTATTTAGGCGATCGCCCCAGTCTTGAAGATTGTGAAAATCTGATTGAAGCCATCAGTGGCTTAATTTATAGCGATGGTGAAGTTGCCGTCGAAGAAGCCAGACTCCTGACTCAATTGCAGGATATGGCAAAGCCGAATGAGTCAACTCAACCAGCTCACACTGCGCTTCTCAAACAAATTCAAAAGCTTTACCGCCGTTGGGTTGAAGTGCAAAACTAG
- a CDS encoding sterol desaturase family protein, with the protein MEIQNFSQLIIFGSFIGLVTWTITNQVGQTKLKVKSREDWLLDGTGLTIQGILIPLLQASLVYWLYQYLLPTQQGYLKVSFIPTFIISFVVVDYLYYWNHRLLHTKVLWKVHQVHHTVTQMDVLGTSRNTLWTSLLIIYLWIHTLFLYLLADATGYLFGVSLTSALDLWRHSDLIIPENSWLYQFLSPWLILPQDHAWHHCREIHNYNYGANLKIWDKLHGTYYESKNMPSIIGIPSSLNLFQKLFFPF; encoded by the coding sequence GTGGAAATACAAAATTTTTCACAACTAATAATTTTTGGTTCTTTTATCGGATTAGTTACTTGGACTATTACCAATCAGGTTGGACAAACTAAACTTAAAGTTAAAAGTCGTGAAGATTGGTTGCTTGATGGTACAGGATTAACGATTCAAGGAATTTTGATTCCCTTACTACAAGCTAGTTTAGTTTATTGGCTTTATCAATATTTACTACCAACTCAACAAGGATATTTAAAAGTATCATTCATTCCAACTTTTATTATCAGTTTTGTTGTGGTTGATTATTTATATTATTGGAATCATCGTTTATTACATACTAAAGTGCTGTGGAAGGTTCATCAAGTCCATCATACTGTTACTCAGATGGATGTATTAGGAACTTCCCGGAATACACTCTGGACAAGTTTGTTAATTATTTATTTATGGATACACACTTTATTTTTGTATCTGTTAGCCGATGCCACAGGTTATTTATTTGGAGTAAGTCTAACTTCTGCCTTGGATTTATGGCGACATAGCGACTTGATAATTCCTGAAAATAGTTGGTTATATCAATTTTTATCTCCTTGGTTAATCTTACCACAGGATCATGCTTGGCATCATTGCCGTGAAATTCACAATTATAACTATGGGGCTAATCTGAAAATTTGGGATAAGTTACATGGAACATATTATGAAAGCAAAAATATGCCATCTATAATCGGAATTCCTAGCTCATTAAACTTGTTCCAAAAACTTTTTTTTCCATTTTAA